In Holophagales bacterium, one DNA window encodes the following:
- a CDS encoding patatin-like phospholipase family protein codes for MQYRLGIVLSGGGSRGLVHIGVLKALEENGIVPEAISGTSAGAIVGALYSAGYPAEAMFDFFVRKSPFRPSRFALGKPGFVDTDKVVADFREYFPADAFEALGKRLFVTATDIVRGKLEIFSSGQLIRPVVASSSVPMVFTPTAIDGRLFADGGILDNFPVDPLLGLCDVILGVYASPLRTVDAGEMRTSLAVSQRAFEIGMFHNSRRRFHHCDLVLSPPALSGFPSLALKQREELVDLGYAAAAERIGEIRRLVDQGS; via the coding sequence ATGCAGTACCGACTGGGAATCGTCCTCTCCGGCGGTGGCAGCCGCGGGCTGGTGCACATCGGCGTGCTCAAGGCGCTCGAGGAAAACGGGATCGTTCCCGAAGCGATCTCGGGCACCAGCGCCGGGGCGATCGTCGGTGCGCTCTACTCGGCGGGCTATCCGGCCGAGGCGATGTTCGATTTCTTCGTGCGCAAGAGCCCCTTCCGCCCGTCGCGCTTCGCCCTCGGCAAGCCGGGCTTCGTCGACACCGACAAGGTCGTCGCCGACTTTCGCGAGTACTTTCCCGCCGACGCCTTCGAGGCCCTGGGCAAGCGACTCTTCGTCACCGCCACCGACATCGTGCGCGGCAAGCTCGAGATCTTCTCCTCCGGGCAGTTGATCCGTCCGGTGGTCGCCTCCTCGTCGGTGCCGATGGTCTTCACGCCGACGGCGATCGACGGTCGCCTCTTCGCCGACGGCGGCATCCTCGACAACTTCCCGGTCGATCCGCTGCTCGGCCTCTGCGACGTCATCCTCGGCGTCTACGCGAGCCCCTTGCGCACGGTCGACGCCGGGGAGATGCGCACCTCGCTCGCCGTCTCCCAGCGCGCCTTCGAGATCGGCATGTTCCACAACTCGCGGCGTCGGTTCCACCACTGCGATCTCGTCCTCAGCCCGCCCGCCCTCTCCGGCTTCCCGTCGCTCGCTCTCAAGCAGCGCGAAGAGCTCGTCGACCTCGGCTACGCGGCCGCCGCCGAACGCATCGGCGAGATCCGCCGGCTGGTGGATCAGGGGAGCTGA
- a CDS encoding sigma-70 family RNA polymerase sigma factor: MEPQAAASPPSLTVDRHLVDVALSFARRFALRAQDAEDIAQEALLRLLRYDGEIASPVAWLFVVIRRLAIAPQRPAEEMLPERLAGSDPWPIVELELDTRRLLAALPRRARHALGLALAGYSEVESAARLGCSVKATEKALHRARREARRRLAAG; this comes from the coding sequence ATGGAACCCCAGGCTGCAGCTTCGCCGCCGTCGCTTACGGTCGATCGCCATCTCGTCGACGTGGCGCTCTCGTTCGCGCGCCGGTTCGCCCTGCGGGCGCAGGACGCCGAGGACATCGCGCAGGAGGCGCTGCTGCGGTTGCTGCGGTACGACGGCGAGATCGCCTCGCCCGTGGCCTGGCTCTTCGTGGTGATCCGCCGGCTGGCGATCGCGCCGCAGCGTCCAGCCGAAGAGATGCTCCCCGAGCGGCTGGCGGGGAGCGACCCCTGGCCGATCGTCGAGCTCGAGCTCGACACGCGCCGCCTGCTTGCCGCGCTGCCGCGGCGTGCCCGCCATGCCCTCGGGCTCGCGCTCGCCGGCTACTCGGAGGTGGAGAGCGCGGCGCGCCTCGGATGCTCCGTCAAGGCGACCGAGAAAGCGCTCCACCGCGCCCGCCGCGAAGCCCGGCGCCGGCTCGCCGCCGGCTGA